The proteins below are encoded in one region of Syntrophotalea carbinolica DSM 2380:
- a CDS encoding DUF1847 domain-containing protein, producing the protein MHTAPLETPALDEEQQRCLDSYNESDLHLMALADAAKGKGLNRIEEIVRFARAAGYSRLGIAHCVAVKDAGMRLEEMLVQAGFEITRIDCKVCKLPAAAVTANGRGIACNPIGQAQRLAEADTQLNISMGLCLGHDLLFHKHSQAPVTNLIVKDRTNGHHPLLALIP; encoded by the coding sequence ATGCACACTGCACCTTTGGAAACACCCGCTCTAGACGAAGAACAACAACGCTGCCTGGACAGCTACAACGAATCCGATCTGCATCTGATGGCGCTTGCCGACGCCGCCAAAGGCAAAGGCTTGAACCGGATCGAGGAAATCGTGCGTTTCGCCCGCGCCGCCGGTTATTCCCGACTGGGGATCGCCCATTGTGTCGCCGTCAAGGATGCCGGGATGCGCCTCGAGGAAATGCTGGTACAGGCAGGTTTCGAGATTACACGGATCGACTGCAAAGTCTGCAAATTGCCGGCGGCGGCGGTCACTGCCAACGGCCGCGGAATCGCCTGCAATCCCATCGGCCAGGCACAGCGACTGGCAGAAGCGGACACCCAACTGAATATTTCCATGGGATTGTGCCTGGGACACGACCTGCTGTTCCACAAACATTCGCAAGCGCCCGTCACCAACCTGATCGTCAAGGATCGAACCAACGGACACCACCCCCTGCTGGCCTTGATCCCCTGA
- a CDS encoding DUF2339 domain-containing protein — translation MESLDQRLARLEARLEKLEQHLNLKPTPPEPPQETFSFHPPTSGKAGQSAPPSGPATPPTAPPAPAQKPAPSPQSGIITRLLGLGGSLALVLAAAYLIKLAYDSGWLSLSPQMRIGLAMLGGLALITTGLYLRKKDRSYASLLPAAGIVILFLAIYAAHLYYDLIGSGVAGLGVVLTCLFSLWLCHLFDSNLYALFAIGGSYAAPFLIRNTTHQIWPLMLYFSAWSVVFCIFSLFTGRRRHYLLALYLAIAGFDIIWRRTAGDPWQAALFYQTAQLAIFGICAALFTLRHKRPLTRRSAALHLPALLIFYILQYTLLHRHLPQLAPWIALASVIVVGICYLVPRLLLKRELPGGRLILFCYGSLALVHAGYLELMPQNWRPWLALLALPALAVWFVTSKRNLFTDWALLAAIGLMWLVNFSRTIGNDLPAHVSGLQILPLLHAAELYAGYALLRKQHRMERVLGGVLVYLGHFAAMAAAWQILQSSLGVSLAWGLLALVCLGLALPLRDRILGHSSLLLFAFSALKVLFNDLAGAAPPVRIGCLLVVGVTLYAGGWLYRYIEQLSPPKT, via the coding sequence ATGGAAAGCCTGGATCAGCGCCTGGCAAGACTGGAAGCCCGTCTTGAAAAGCTTGAGCAGCACCTCAATTTGAAGCCAACGCCGCCCGAGCCCCCCCAGGAAACGTTTTCCTTCCATCCCCCGACCAGCGGAAAAGCCGGCCAATCTGCTCCACCCTCCGGTCCTGCCACACCCCCGACGGCCCCTCCCGCCCCTGCACAAAAACCCGCACCATCACCTCAGAGTGGCATCATCACCCGACTCCTCGGACTGGGAGGCTCCCTGGCCCTGGTGCTGGCAGCGGCTTATCTGATCAAACTGGCCTACGACAGCGGCTGGCTGTCGCTCTCTCCGCAGATGCGGATCGGGCTTGCCATGCTGGGCGGACTGGCCCTTATTACGACGGGACTCTATCTGCGTAAGAAAGATCGCAGCTATGCATCGCTGCTGCCTGCCGCAGGTATCGTCATCCTGTTTCTCGCGATCTATGCGGCCCACCTTTACTACGATCTTATCGGCAGCGGCGTTGCCGGTCTCGGAGTGGTCCTAACCTGTCTTTTTTCCCTCTGGCTGTGCCACCTGTTCGATAGCAACCTGTATGCGTTGTTTGCCATCGGCGGCTCGTATGCGGCGCCCTTTTTGATCCGCAACACAACGCATCAGATTTGGCCTTTGATGCTCTATTTTTCCGCCTGGAGCGTCGTTTTCTGTATCTTCTCGCTGTTTACCGGCCGCCGTCGCCACTACCTGCTGGCCCTCTATCTCGCCATCGCGGGCTTCGATATTATCTGGCGCCGAACCGCCGGCGACCCATGGCAGGCAGCGCTTTTCTACCAGACAGCCCAGCTGGCCATCTTCGGGATTTGCGCTGCCCTGTTCACCCTTCGGCACAAACGGCCGTTGACCCGACGCAGCGCCGCACTGCACCTGCCGGCCCTGTTGATCTTCTACATCCTGCAGTACACCCTGCTGCACCGCCACTTGCCGCAACTTGCACCCTGGATAGCCCTTGCCAGCGTCATAGTGGTCGGAATCTGCTACCTGGTGCCGCGCCTGCTGCTCAAACGGGAATTACCAGGCGGACGCCTGATTCTGTTCTGCTACGGCAGTCTGGCCCTGGTTCATGCCGGCTATCTGGAATTGATGCCGCAAAACTGGCGTCCGTGGCTGGCGCTGCTGGCACTGCCTGCACTTGCCGTATGGTTCGTCACAAGCAAGCGCAACCTCTTTACCGATTGGGCCTTGCTTGCCGCCATAGGGCTCATGTGGCTGGTCAATTTTTCCCGCACCATCGGCAACGACCTGCCGGCACATGTCAGCGGCCTGCAAATCCTGCCTTTGCTGCATGCCGCGGAACTGTATGCCGGATACGCGCTGCTGCGCAAACAACACCGCATGGAGCGCGTTTTGGGTGGCGTACTGGTTTATCTTGGCCACTTCGCCGCCATGGCCGCGGCCTGGCAGATTCTGCAAAGCAGTCTTGGCGTCTCTCTGGCCTGGGGGCTGCTGGCCCTGGTCTGCCTGGGCCTGGCGTTACCCTTGCGCGACCGGATTCTGGGGCATTCCTCTTTGCTGCTGTTTGCGTTTTCCGCTCTCAAAGTTTTGTTCAACGATCTTGCCGGTGCCGCTCCGCCGGTACGCATCGGATGCCTACTGGTGGTAGGTGTCACCCTTTATGCGGGGGGATGGCTGTATCGCTACATTGAACAACTCTCCCCCCCGAAAACCTGA